The Ziziphus jujuba cultivar Dongzao chromosome 1, ASM3175591v1 genome segment atccacaaaagatttggaaaaagtgagaaaattacaaacaaagtgGATTACCGaaggtaatttttccagcaactacaaattggttaccgtaggtttcattggtaattaccaaaggccctaccgtaatcaaatttttgtgccaatttgagaactttttcaaaacttttagggttttttcttcttaggatcattgaagaaagtatttttgcatgttgttgcatttaacacacattaggggacttttgggggccaaaaaattgataaaatgtgatttcGGTAATTAACGATAAAACCTACAGTAATTTGtcaagcaaggacaaattgattaccgtaggtttcatcggtaattactgaaggccctacggtaatcaaatttttatgccaatttgagaactttttcataacTTTGTCTTAGTCTCACCCACTTTGAATCCCTCATATGTTTGACTCATGCAATCTTGCCTCATACCTCTGTTACCATGCAATTTTCCAAAGACTCATATACTAATGTAATATGCAAGATCAGGAAACTATCAAATGACATATTtaacaaccaaaaaattaaagagtgggccattaaatgacatatttaccagggaaaaaaaaatcaaagagttgtgcaaatttatggttcaaattatgaatatattaaatactctaaaTTATGCAGGATTGTAGAGTTTCATTAATGATGTTTAACTCTCAATATCTGGTtgacattgaaaatgaaaagatcgGTCGTGTTTTGAAACTTGATTCCCTTAAAAATGGTGATCTATGGAAGGAAGGACCTAAGCAACCGtatgatcatttttataaactaaaaataccATAACAAGCATGACAATTATGATGAATGCATAAAAAGTTGATTCCAAGTATTTGGAAGTCCAGCAATACACCAATGGTTATAGTCCATGCGCCTAAAGCCATTATAAAAGCCAAGATGTCCATCTTTTCTAAGTTGTGATAAAGTTGTTATATCCAGCAGATGAACATGTTTTCTCATTCCAATTAATACATCTTTCACCACATATAATGCCTTGGGCAATCCACCTCGATAACTGATCCACTTAGGAGTTTTGTCTCATTGCCACAGTTTGTCACCCATAGCTCATTCCAATCCCTTGCCACtaaatatgaaaaggaaaaaaaagaaagaaaaaaaaaatagcatcaGAGAAATTCacgaaattaatttttggttttcaaaaaaaaaattggtgatggGAAAGAAGTAAACTTAATGGTTGTGGGTAAGAGAAATTCCTTGGAAGATGACTTTGGTTTTACTATGATTCATGGTAGAATCCACCCACTTAACCCATGTTGTCAAACCCTTACGAAAAGCAACCATACAATTCATGTCTTTGAGAGTTTGGTTATCATATTGAGAATTTGAATGCTCTCTTTCTAGTCCTCATGAACTAAAGTGAAGGCAGTTCATAGGGATGCAGATTGGACAAAACAGGAAAACAAAAGTAGCAGAGAAAAGAAGTTAATCACATGTTTATAGCAACTTTATTAAAAACTCTATGAGCAACAgagcatttaaattcttttttaatcatatgcttatagcaatttcattaaaaactctATAAGCAACAGAGCATTCGaattcttttcctcttttgttttcttttacctGGTATCACCTCTAACTAGACCCCATTTGTACCCAACAAAGACTGATTCCTTAAAGCCAATATTAAATCCCTCTTGTGCTACAACTTCTTCTCTTGCTATGAGACCATCATGATATCCACTCTAGTAATACATCAATTGTTACATGAAATTCACGGAAAGGGTGTGGGGGCAACGATTATTACttctagacaaaaaaaaaaaaaaaaaaaaaaaaaaacacaacttcCATATGTTAAGGAGGGACACTACATCAACCTCATAATCAAGTGCACAAGGATAACGATATGCACCTGACCTAAGGCATTTTCAAGCACATTTTTGGAATTGTAACCAATAGTATGGGTTTCTCAATCTGTAAATATCAGTTTATCATGGAAGTCTTGAGTGCCATTAGCCTATAATACAAAACCACAAGCAAACTAATACCACATCTCCGCAACCAAcctcaaattcataaaataggaGTAAGTATAAGACAGTTCACCTATCCTATCCCCAACTGCATATCTGTAATcaacttgaaaattaataatgttccaCCAGCCAAGCCTAAGAAATTCCAACCTTGGCTGAAAACTAAACAGAAAGAAATTAAGGTAAACTAAACAACATAGATAGTATACCTCATGGTCCATATAGTAGGTATaacatcttttttaaatattaactaattgtaaacaaaaaaagagaaagttaACTTATATAATTCGCCATAGAACATATAACTAAAAGGATACCATAAGAATCACTTTGGTCACATCGGGCACTTGGCATAAGATCACTTTCTATTTGATGTTGCAAGCTTTCCAAGTGAAGCTCCTCTGCAAAACTACCGCTCACCTTCATAACCATAAACAAGAAAccaacataaaatcaaaattaagttatgtaattaaattatgatatctAGCAGGATGGTGAGTGTcatataaacaagaaaacaaatgatCAACATTTGAAGCAGATTTAACCATAACTGCTTTctacttatttttcaattttgtttttttgggatttcttttcttttaatttcctttaatattCTGTTGCAATcagaaaattcaacaaacactTGTGAAGTATTTCTGACCTTAAAGCAATATAGAAACCGACCCTAAAGCATACTCATAATATTTAATCACCCCACTAAATTGTATaacctactactactactactacttgaTTTCGACTAGTTTCCTCCATTCCAATCATTGTCTTCGCCTTTCACCAATCAAGCAAAAAcccaagctaaaaaaaaaaaaaaaaaaatcaaaatacataGATCCTTACCTCAAACGCAATTTTTCCTTAGTCTTTCATATGTTTGCAAGAGAAGAGGTAAGAGATGCACGGAGATGgagcatggatttttttttttttcttaatgagaTTGTGTGTGGGTTTTCTGGGGGatgaagaaaaatagaaaagccGAGTGCAGAAACTAAAGACTGTGGGTTTTTTGGACTGAaggaatgaagaaaggaaagtaaagtaattttttactttcattggGGATAAAATAGGAAGCAGAGGgcagataaaaaaaaaccaagaaatgaGGGGCATATTTCATTAAAGGCCTTGAAAAAAGAACATTGGGCCAAATTACCctatatttaaaatagttttccatTTCATATAATTGGAGAAAGAGCGGGCCTATTGGGCTTTGATCCACTTTTCTATGTGAGTCTTTTATGAGATCCTTTTGATCCAATCTTCTTGGGCTGGAAGTTCTGGAAAATGGGCCTGCATTTCCAGCCATTGTGttaaaaatagtttataattgacattttttttttttggggggtccattttctttttgtcagCTCATAATTGATCATATTTTTCCAACTCcgtaaacacttttttttttttaattgtttttttaagcTGAAGACGACTTCTTAAACCTTTATTCACTATGGGGGAGTGTTATTTCATTTTCTCtcgataactttttttttcctttccttttatttgtttattttattttattggcaaTACTTTTAGTTTATTTCCCAGATGTAATTGTAAAGATAAACGATCTTTTTTTCTCCACTAGTTAGACAGTCAAAGCAATTAATCACGTGACGCATAGCATACGTGGCCATAAAAACATCCTCAGAAGATCCGAAGTTGTCCGTTGTGTCAACAACTTCAATGAAATAAAATCGAAAGGACTAACATAAAGTTGCCACATTTCCTACCACAACTTTACTCACCAATGACCCTACTTATTAAAGTATAACATattctttatcaaaaaaaaaaaaaaaaaaaaaccctgtaATGATAAAAGTAGCCACGTTGACGATGTGgcattattctatatatatatatatatatatattgataacgGCTTATGTTGGGTATGTAGGACATATGTAGATCGGatgacatattaaaataatataattttgtatttgataTAATTTCGAACTGAATAGTAAATTAAttgttcaatattttatataggattgaattggattggttatattttttatttttttaaaaagtgaagAGATCGATAAACCCTTGCCTCCAGTGACTTCACCCAAGATAGatacatacaaacatatatTGTGCATAAACATATACAGAAAATCTAATTTctctttaattgaaaaaaaaaaaaaaaaaccaaaacataaaCAAGAATTCAAAGGATAATTGCCAAGATCCGCAAAATACTTTTTTGACAACAAAAGCAAACCTTGTaattccacaaaaaaaaaaaaaaatgtcaaccaATTACAACATTTCAAACAACATAGATctacaaaacaaagaaattagaAAGAACGAAAACACTCATAAACTAGTTTTATACTTTTAGAGAGAGTGTGTGAAACAGATTACACCATGAATCTGAAGAATCACCAATCTACcgtatctttctctctctctctctctctctcacactgaATTTGCTAAGGGGAGCTGATGAGTCATAGAAATTCATACTAAACCTTGCAAACAGATCCAATTCAAGTAGAGATTTTTTTGTAAAGAAATTAGGGCTTACTACAACAACTTCCAAAAAACCATGTGGAAAAACCAACGAAAAGTTGCCTTCCGAATTCTCGGTGATTTCAGGTGGCTATCCTTAATCAAGTGCTAAGCCTTCCAAATTTAGCCTTTATCCTTGCAAATCGAAGCCCTAATTTTGCGTATCAAAATCCTAaattttgcatatattaatCACATGAATGCAATATAACAAAGCCTTAATTTTTGCAAATCAAAGATAAAGAAAACACATTCAAAACgaataagaagaataagaagaagaagaagaagaagaagaagaggaagaatcgGCATCAATGGGTGCTAGGTTGTGAGGGTAGAGTAAGAAACGGCCCTAATTTTTGCACATCAAAGGAGAAGGTAAAGAAGCGGAAGGAAGAAGGAGAATGTAAAGAAATGGAAGAGATGTAGAAATTCATACTCATCGGTCGTGTTTGTTACTCGAAGAGATGTAGAGGTCCAACGAGAGACACGATCAATACGATCCAGTGAGAGAGAAAAGAGCTGCTTCGATTGTTGACACAATCCAGTGAGAAAGGGGAGAGCTGCCTCAGCGAGTTTGGGACAGGTGAGACCCAAGGGGAGAGACAGGTAACTTGAGTCCTCTTCGAGTGAGACAACATGACCTCTTGGGACAACTTGTCCAGTTCTCAAAATTGTCTTCCAAACACGGTGTTGGGACACAGTTCTGTCCTGACCTGGCCAATCCTGCGTACCAAACACTGCCTTATAAGACACGTTGGTTGGAGCTtagacaaaaaattgaaaaatataagaatagaaatgcaattttattttattattattattatttttttccccttttccaCAGTTTGGCTGTAATCTAGACCAAGAACAAAAtgtgtcaattaattaattaaaattcaccACATCATCATGCGGGTTTCTTTTTGTCGAAACAATTTTGACTTCgtgtaaataaaaagaaagatctACTTGCATTTGCTACATGAtcttaatagttttattttaaatttataatttttattttcatttaaaattattattagcgatatttattaattgaatatatttatattcaaaaataaataattgaatattttaaatatatttagaaatatataattaaacattttaaatatatttagaagtatgtaatcaaatgtttttaaatatgaatatctCAATTGTGTTTAGAATTATACAACTTaacattttaaatccattcaaaaatatgcaaataaatattttcatatataaatattttaaatatgtttaaaagtatatgattaaatattttaaataaactcATAAGTATATAGTTGAATATCTTTATAAacgtttataattttaaaatcgaacatttataaatttatctttccattgtataaaaattTTCTAACCGAAAAGAAAATTTAGTGGAATCTTGATCACTATTAATTTTGttccaaaatattaaaattttttatgaagtggtatatgatttttaaattatttataattttttttacctagttaatattttataaattatagatattttaaatattttaaatattatgtagAATTATTTTATGTCTACCAAAAAATCTTTTACAACtgtaaaaagaaattttcaaaacttttgcactttttaacttttaggatcataattactattttatcaaaaacaatAGATATCGTGCCAAAAACGATCAGCAGGCTTGCTAAATTGGCAACCTTAACATGACGGGCGTTTCTTAGTGGTCTATTCAGTTGTTCAAGAACTTGGAGACTTTTCAACCAAAAAGACAAACAAAGAACTCGGagactttttgtttatttatttatttattttgtggtgTCGTAGACAAATTCAAAGGCTGTGATTTGTGGGTGAGGAATGATTAATCTGCATAATAGGTGACTCTAGCAACTACAAGCAGTGAAAAGTATTATAAAATGTGTCTGTGTGGTTGTGCTTCTAACATTGCGCCAGTATTCATTCAAAGGCATTCCAGAGCCAGTCTCTCACTCTCTACgttaagctctctctctctctctctctctctctcgcaaTTTGATTCATGGGTCAAATAGCAATCTATCTTAGttttatatatgtgaatattttattgattcatGGGTCAAAATAGCAATCTATCTTATTCAATGGAAGGGAATTAGACAATGAAATGTGGCGTTTTGTTGCTCATACGAcattttagttttatatatgtgaatatacgTACGACACCGAACGGTCTTATGTATGTACAACGATCATAAGCTTTGTTCGTTTGTTTTCCCAGAATCGTTCTGAAagttctttgcttttttttttttatatgattttttatttcggTTTTTGTCTTTAATTATACATGTAGAAAAGAATTAGAGAATATAAGGTTGTGGATTGAGTCTAAATTAGGACATATTTTGAACAGAATATTACAGCACTAGTTCAACATGGCTGAGGCCTCCGCACCGGCTACTCTCACCCCTGAGTTGTTGGAATGGCCTAAGAAAGATAACCGCCGCTTCCTTCATGCTGTGTATCGTGTCGGTAATCTTGATCGAACTATCAAGTATGGTTTCTACCAcataaattattcttttttgcaCAAATAATTGACAGTTTCCTGTGGATTttgtttcttattctttttctttctctacttTCAGGTTTTATACCGAAGCTCTTGGGATGAAGCTCTTGAGGAAAAGGGACGTTCCAGAGGAGAAATACTCAAATGCCTTTCTTGGGTTTGGCCCTGAAGAATCTCACTTTCTTGTGGAGTTAACATACAGTATGCTGCTCCTTCTTATCTCAAACttcgtgtgtgtgtatatatatattgttaaacgTCTAgtcgtttatttttttattaaaatatttgaacatactCTTTTATGTTTGTAGTTTTGTTTATGATCCATTGAGCATTTCGGAGTGAATAGACCACAGTTCTAATTTCTTGGTGAATCTTATTTAAGAATTATTTAGTGCTTCGCTAGTCTTTATTTAAAGTTTTAAGTTCTCTAGTCAGTGAATAAACTATGCTTTTTCATTAGGACATGGTTGAGAAATACAGAATAGTGGAAGGAAAAGAATTAGCCCACTTTAACtatttagcctttttttttttcttcccaaaaTTGAGCCCACCTGAGCTATTTAacttttttcaaattgattttcttgACTTGGTTTTCTGACTTTTGTTTCGTCTTGACAAAGAAACTGCTGCTGTATTCTTTTTCTAATTTGGGGGCGGGAAAACAGATGCTTTCATAAACTGGTAATAAATTTGTGATCACGAAGTGAGACTTTTTGCCCCCTTGAGAAACCATTGAAGGTTGACTTGTCATTCTTTACTAAGAACTTAAAATTATTACCAGAGGTGAAATGCGTAGACTTTTGGATGCTCAGATTTTGAAAAGTCTTGatttctcataaatattttcattctgATTCACAGATTATGGGGTGAGTTCATATGATATTGGGACTGGCTTTGGGCATTTTGCTATTGCAACTCCAGATGTAGGTCTCATTTTTGTTTCTAAGAAAGTTTAAAAGCACTCTGTTCTCATCATGATAACCTATTGAATTATGATTCCTGGTGAATTCCTAGGTTTACAAACTGGTTGAACACATTCGGGCCAATGGCGGTAAGGTCACCAGGGAGCCTGGAACTGTTCAAGGGGGGTCAACTGTTTTTGCCTTTGTGAATGACCCTGATGGTTACTCTTTTGAGCTTATTCAACGAGAATCATTTTCTGAGCCACTTTGTCAAGTAATGCTGCGCGTTGGCGATTTGGAACGCTCTATCAAGTTCTATGAAAAGGTGAGTAtgcctaattttattttatttttttaattttttttcagtgAATTGTCTCCAATTATTCTCCAATAGAAGTCTATAATAGCGACCTTGTGCACAGGATTTGAAGTAGTTACTAAATTAAAGTGGATTTGTTGATTCTGGATCAAAGTCTATTATTTTTGAACTACTAGTTTACTGCTCCTAAAGTGCAATACAAAATGGATTTTCAGCACCAGCTAGTTGCTTTCATTTTGAAGAGATACTGTAACAATGTGATTCACAATGTCAATCCATAAACTATTTTATAGATGCACACAATTCGAGTCTGAGGTTTAAGTACTTCTTTTGctttaaatttcatataaacaaGGGCGCCAACTGACTTCTTCACTTTCCGTTTCTGCAGGCGTTAGGATTGAGGGTGGTAATGAGAGCTGACAGGCCTCAAGACAAGGTGCTTTACAGAATTAAAAATGTCATGTTTACGTTCCATACCTTTGTCGAGCCTTTATAATTTCTCCCATATTTTGTTGCATGCGCTTCACAGTTCTCCCTTGCCATGCTGGGGTATGACGAAGAAGAGAAGACAGCTGTTCTGGAATTGACTTATAATTATGGTGTGACTGAATATACCAAGGGAAATGGATACGCACAggtctttattattttttcctaccTTCCATGTTGAAATCTTAGTCTTATTCTTCCTCAATTCAGGATTAACTTGATTGTTTTTGTATCAACACCAGATTGCTATTGGTACTGATGATGTATACAAAAGTGCTGAGGTAGTGAATGCGGTTACACAAGAGCTTGGAGGAAAGATAACTCGACAACCAGGTCCAATTCCTGGTCTCAACACCAAGATTACGTCTTTTCTGGATCCAGATGGATGGAAAACTGTgagtttttattataattgttggTGTTTAacgttcttttatttatttgattctgAAAGCAATGCTGAGTAGACTGGGTAAAACATTATATCTACGTATGAACTTGTTTTCCTTATGTATTCTATCTACGTCCAAACAGTTGTTTTCGAGCTCATGTCAGCATTCATTGTTATGCTCTTGTAGGTCTTGGTTGACAACAAAGATTTCCTCAAGGAACTGCATTGAGGAAAAAGTGAATGCGCAAGAGCCTGGATGCATAGAGCACCTACTCTTTTATCTTGTATGAATAAATGTTAAAGTAGTTTCAAAGCAACTGGGATTGACTGTTTTAATATGGATGCTTCTATTTTTCTCTATATGTGCTCCTATGATGGGCACCTTTCTATGTAGTATTTACTGGTATGGTATTGATATGAGGTGTAGTCCTATGTTCACTCTGTTATGGAATGTGTATGACGTAGCTGACGAATCATGATGTGCATAATTTGAAAGATCGACTTATGGTGTTTACTTCGTGAGAGCTCATGGGCATTATAAGGTAACTTAAGAAAATACATGAACtgaaacatacatatatatatatatatatatatgtatgtatgtataaatttatatatcatgttttttttttttttttttttttggttttgggataaatatatttcataaagAACATCACAATGATTATTGGAGTTCTTAAGACAATATGATTACCGAAGTAAGTAAACAATAGGGGttagcaaacaattaaatagtAAACAAACGACACTATTTTGGAAAAGGCAATAGGTGCTGTGGTAGACTAGGCATCTATGAACGGTGATGGTCCGGACCTAAGggggaaaaattatataaaataaaataaaatctcccACGAAACTGTTCGGTCAAAAtactgaaaaaataataatcgcATGCTTTTGTCTCCATCCTCACAGCCACTTTGCTTTACAATAGGTCCACAGTCCACCGACAGGCAAAATTTGATTTGGTAAACATTGTCGTAGAGTATCAggaaaaattggttaaaattcaACGAGTTTATGTGGCCAGGCCGCAAAGTGATGTCATTTGGTATGTGAAATCTTGTAACGAAAAATGTTTATTCATGACTATGTTGAATTATCATTGATTCCAATCTACAAATAAGTAGTGAATTATATTGATTCTAAAAGtttaagaatgtatatttttatttttatttatatttttttgaacagTAAAATATGGTGTATATTATTCATGTGGTTGACTTAACAAATCAAATTGTCCCCAAAATCAGCCTCATCTCCCAAATAGGCTATGGACGAAAAGGAGAGTTGATCCCCGTTGCACAttgataacttaaaaaaataataataattatgataatcttcttaaaattggtttttttttatctttttctttaataaattttcctaaagaatatatatttttctttatcaccttggattttttttttctatgcatGAAGACAAAGTCTCCACATTCAGCTCATATATATAACTCATATGTTTTTCAGttaatgatttaaaacaaaaaaaaaaaaaaaaagggggaagaaagagagaaagaaataaGAGGGTAAAGATTGACTTGAGCATGCTGTCAGTTTTCATTTTCTAAAGTATGAAATGCCGTATTTGTTCAACGTTGGCACTTTCAGAGGATTTGTCTCCATGCTAGAAAAACCTAGCTAGTAAACAGTCTTTGCAGGCATAAGTAATCTTCATGCCTCCAATATTGAAACTATCTAATGTAGGGATACAAAATCCCAAGGCCCCTATCGAAAGTAAGCTTGCTTGTCCTGTTATGTCAAAGTCTCATAACATTTCCAAACTACTAGCCCATTTACACCAATAAAAAGAATGATGAACATTCAAAACTGATAACAACCAAATGCTTTTTCAAGGACTTTTCTCCATTCTCCTAGTTCAAAGCTTTCTTGCTCATCCACCATCCGCCTCCACACCGACCATATGTTATTTACAATAATTGAAGGTTGAAACATCTTTTGCATGTTTGGCTATCCAGAATCAACATGGAGCAGAGCCAAGAATCAATATGGGTTTACAGTGTTGTAACtgatatatgtttaatttgtttaactTATGATACCACTAACAATTGGCATCAAATCCTTTACACATATGATATAATCTCTAGATTTGGATTCTTTAATTTCTATATTTGATGCGATGAAAAATAATGTCCGACTTATTTTATACGTTGCCTTTTGAATATTTTGGGTGTtttgatttgtttaaatttgaaCGGAAACTAAATGTCCTCGTTTGGATTTATTGTGTGTATAAAATTGTAGAAACTGAGTTTATGCAAAATTATGTCAAACTTTTGTTAGATTAAATTAAAACTTGGGTTGTGTTGTAAATTCTTTTTCGAATCGAATGGAGTGATTTAGAGGTGTTCTTTTTGACCTGAAAAGTTTGAAAATccatgaaaaaaaattgaaaccttGGCTGACCCACACCTTGTTTGGGCATTGTTTATGGACAAGGTTTGACGAAATTAAGACCTAAGTGTTATTTCAAACTGATATTTGGATGGAATGGATGAATTTTTTAGCACCTAATTTAGCATGAATACCCACATGTTGAGAACCTTTTAGTTGATTCTCTCTTGTGTTTGGGTGTTGATTTGGGcattttttttgccaaattgATCTTTGGATTATTTGTCCCACACCGAGAGGAGAAGATTGGTATCGGTTTCACAGAAAACGACAGTCGAATTTGAGTTTTTTAGCCGGGTTGGACAAGGGGGTCGCACAACTAGGTCGACCTGCGACCTGACTGAAGGTTAGAGATGAGCTAACTTCAGCACACATCATATGCTAACATCGATAGctacttataaaaaataaataaataaaaataaataaaaaaaacttttttattttttaattttatttttatctataattctattattattattattattattttactaaaaacatattgacaaaaaaatatttatttaatttattgtcaaattttatggttttttttttatccaattcattaatttttttgggaaattttaCTCCATTCtcaatttttctatttcttttaattaaaatgcCCAAGATTCAAAGTACATATTTTGGTTAAGATTGCCCACTAAAagtgtaacacctcgtcccaaagtacaacggaaattttccaactttgaccgaggttgaccgttgactttgactttgactgttgaccgaaggggtcaaaatttgactttttgaattctatgttgactgaggtaccgttacgaagtacacgttggcacgagttcgtagactagtagtacgtcgaaaacggagctacggtttgaaagttataaacaaaacaagttgagatccaaactgtctaagggatgccggagttgacttttttattcatgcaaagttgagctttgactcatgcatggttgtgaagtacccgtcgatacgagtccgtagactagcagcacgtccgatttgaacatgtggtttgaaagttatggacctgtagagtttttcaaatactatattattttaatattattttttttaaccgtgtaacaatgtgccacgtgtgacttaataaatgtgaccatgtgtcaccatgttgagatgtcatatgtcaaccatgcttaataccatattattttatataataatattattttgttattatttaattatttctttttttttcttttcccccacgtgggaaaaaagggccatggccccttccccttcttcttctttctttccttctttcttccttctttctttccttcactCGCCGGCGTGTGTTCATCTTTCTCCGGCCACCACaagccacacgcaccggccaccgtccaagaccacacgccggcgagctaACCAGCCAAATTTCGTGgccggccggccggcgacgggcccagatcgggccagtgaagtcggcggcggcgggtTGAATTTTTCCTGCGATTCTCGCCTTTTCCGGCCAatccagtccaaattgccacccctttccccctattttgggtcctctgagttcaattaTGGTCTCCAATCATTTAAATTCGAAATGGTTCGtgagatacgaggagatcaagaccggccgaagctttccggccaaattccagccaccgccggtcgaattgagctcaatggaggttggtaatgtgatcctcatctcacaagctttccatagatatataatttgtcaattttggttaacgtttgtgttagacccccgagtaccgggtattatttacctgaataaaatattaatttatttggctgtgtgtgaattgtgttctaggagcttGGTTTAATGgagtgctccaggtgagtgacccaccttcaaagtAATTtcgaaaattaaatttgtgaatattttgtgtgaattgaatatttgaaattgatattttatgtgccaaatatttagtggttttatttgtgaaaatttgatgcccaattgagtgaatcaaaatatttatatattaaaaaaatattttgattcaaagaattttatgaaattgaaattgaaattattaatt includes the following:
- the LOC107419809 gene encoding lactoylglutathione lyase GLX1, whose translation is MAEASAPATLTPELLEWPKKDNRRFLHAVYRVGNLDRTIKFYTEALGMKLLRKRDVPEEKYSNAFLGFGPEESHFLVELTYNYGVSSYDIGTGFGHFAIATPDVYKLVEHIRANGGKVTREPGTVQGGSTVFAFVNDPDGYSFELIQRESFSEPLCQVMLRVGDLERSIKFYEKALGLRVVMRADRPQDKFSLAMLGYDEEEKTAVLELTYNYGVTEYTKGNGYAQIAIGTDDVYKSAEVVNAVTQELGGKITRQPGPIPGLNTKITSFLDPDGWKTVLVDNKDFLKELH